In a single window of the Tautonia marina genome:
- the csrA gene encoding carbon storage regulator CsrA, with translation MLVLSRKKNESIIINDHIVVTVVEIRGDKVRLGIEAPKDISVHRREVYDAIHNQVETNPSGARLYEDD, from the coding sequence ATGCTGGTCCTTTCCCGGAAAAAGAACGAGAGCATCATTATCAACGACCACATCGTCGTCACGGTGGTCGAGATCCGAGGCGATAAGGTCCGTCTGGGCATCGAAGCGCCCAAGGACATCTCGGTTCATCGCCGCGAAGTCTACGATGCGATCCATAATCAGGTCGAAACGAACCCGAGTGGCGCGCGGCTCTACGAAGATGATTGA
- a CDS encoding RNA polymerase sigma factor: protein MEFRTLPGRQIAPERGGFLIWKDDASVMSSDAIPERLTELPTDWHLVRTAHEEGPEGREAMRHLIGRYHDAVERYLRLKLRDPNLADEVLQEFWIKLLNHKLAGADNTKGRFRDYLRTVLHRLIIDHFRGRKLQPLPPGELPDPSVPDAEYDRVWREAVIKRVLARLDTYEAQNPKNRYARVLNLRIRNPQASIEDLTEQLAQSSREHLSPEAFRKTLQRAREKFVELLVEELRDGITHPSQTEIEAEIYDLGLGAFYQRYRKKEER, encoded by the coding sequence ATGGAGTTCCGAACGCTTCCGGGCCGCCAGATCGCTCCGGAGCGTGGCGGTTTCTTGATCTGGAAGGACGACGCTTCCGTGATGTCCAGTGATGCGATCCCAGAGCGACTGACGGAACTGCCGACCGACTGGCACCTCGTCCGAACGGCCCACGAGGAAGGCCCGGAAGGTCGGGAAGCCATGCGCCATCTGATCGGTCGCTACCACGATGCCGTGGAACGCTACCTCCGCCTGAAGCTCCGCGATCCGAATCTCGCCGACGAGGTGCTTCAGGAGTTCTGGATCAAGCTCCTGAACCATAAACTCGCCGGGGCCGACAACACGAAGGGCCGCTTCCGAGACTACCTTCGCACCGTCCTTCACCGCCTGATCATCGATCACTTCCGAGGTCGAAAACTTCAGCCGCTCCCCCCCGGCGAACTGCCCGATCCGTCCGTTCCCGACGCCGAGTACGACCGAGTCTGGCGCGAAGCGGTCATCAAGCGAGTCCTCGCCCGGCTCGATACGTACGAAGCCCAGAATCCCAAAAACCGCTATGCCCGAGTCCTCAACCTTCGGATCCGAAACCCCCAGGCTTCGATCGAGGACCTGACCGAGCAACTCGCCCAGAGCAGCCGAGAACACCTCAGTCCGGAAGCGTTTCGCAAGACTTTGCAACGGGCCCGCGAAAAATTCGTGGAACTGCTTGTCGAGGAGCTGCGCGACGGGATCACCCATCCGTCTCAGACCGAAATCGAGGCCGAAATTTACGATCTGGGCCTGGGAGCCTTCTACCAACGCTATCGCAAGAAAGAAGAACGCTAA